The genomic stretch AGATGCCTCCTCTGCAGCCATCTATGGTTCCCGTGGTTCCAATGGTGTAGTGCTGATCACTACCAAACGCGGTAAAGCAGGGAAGTCGAAGGTTGAGCTGGGTTTTTTCACCGGCGACCAGCAGCCCACGCGCAAAATGGACTTCATGAATGCTGAGCAGTATGTGAAGTACATGTTTCAGGCTGCAAGAGGTCGTGGTGAATACCGGTTTAATAACGGTAACCCTGATGGCTTCAGCGACCTCCAGGAGGCACTGGAAGCTTTTAATCCCACTATTGAAGGTCGTATGACCCGCTACTCTGCCGGCAATGATGACTGGAAGACCTACAAAGTAAATACGGACTGGCAGGATGAAGTATTCCAGTATGCACCCATCACGCAGCTGGACCTGGGCATCTCCGGTGGTAATGATAAAACAACTTTTTACATGGGTGGCCAGCTGCTGGATCAGAAAGGGATCCTGGTGCGTAACTCTTTCAGGCGTTACAACGGCAGGATCAACCTTGATCATAAAGTCAACAACTGGTTATCCATCGGCGCCAACCTTAGCTTTGCCCGTACGCAGAACGGCCGTATCACCAATGACAACGGCTTTGCCACGCCGCTGCAGATCGTAGCCCTTTCGCCCATTACACCGGTCATTGATCCCCGCTCGGGCAAGCCCAGCGGCGCCTATGATCCTGCCAATGGCGGTTCTCCCAATTCCAATTACCCCTTATATTATAACCCGCTGCTAAGTGTAGACGGAGCTTCCTACACTACCCTGGTGAACAGATCTCTGGGTAACCTCTATGGACAGCTGCAACTGGCAAAAGGCCTGACCTTCAGGACCGAGTTTGGTCTGGATCAGCTGAACCAGAGTGAAGATGCTTACTATGGCCCCGTCACTGTACGGAATAACCAATACCCAAGAGGTGGTGGCTTTACCAGCAATGACCAGATCCTCAACGTAACTACCAATAACTTCTTCCGCTATGTTTCCCAGTTCAATGATCAGCATGACCTGGATATTACTGGCGGTATGAGCTTCCAGGAACAGCGGACGCTGACCAATAGCGGTACTGCTGAGTCCATGCCTTCCGAGGCTTACCGCAAGCTGACGGCTGCTTCCACCATTTCCGGCGCTACCTCTGCGGAAACAAGGTTCAGTTTCCTCTCGTATTTTGCCCGCGCCAGCTACAAGCTCAAGGATAAATACCTGCTGGCAGTGAGCGGCCGTATGGATGCTTCTTCCCGTTTTGGTGAGGACAACCGCTGGGGTTTCTTCCCGGCAGTATCTGCGGGCTGGATCCTTTCCGAAGAAAATTTCCTGAAAAGCTCCGCCACTATCAGCTTCCTGAAACTGAAAGCCAGCTATGGCATCACCGGTAACGCTGAGATCGGCAACTTTGGTCCCCTCGGCCTGTATGGCGCTGTAGCCTACGGTGGTATTCCCGGACAGCATCCTACACAGCTGGCCAATCCTGATCTTAAATGGGAAACAACGGCCAGTGCCGATATCGGTATTGAGATCGCTTTCTTCAACAACCGCCTGTCTGCTGAAGTAGATGTGTATACCCGTAAAACCACCGACCTGCTGCTGAACATGGAAGTGCCCGGCACCAGCGGTTTTTCTGCACAGCTGCGGAACATCGGCAAGCTGGAAAATAAAGGGATCGAATTCTCTATTAACTCCGACAATATCGTTGCCCGTGATTTCCGCTGGACCACCAATATCAACTTTGGTCTCAACAGGAATAAGATCACTGACCTGCAGGGTACAGAGCTGGGCCTTGGCAATGAGAACAGGGCCAGGGAAGGAGAAGCGCTGGGAGTATTTGTAGCCAGGGAATTTGCCGGTGCTGATCCTGCCAATGGGGATGCCCTCTTTGTGCTGAACACCCGCAAGGCTGATGGTACCCTGGACAGGGGCACCACCAATAATTACAACCAGGCACAGGAAGTTGTGATTGGTAATCCCAATCCGGATTTCATCTATGGTATGCGGAATACTTTCACTTACAAAAGTCTTGACCTGGAAGTTTTCCTGCAGGGTGTATATGGCAACGATATCTACAAAGCCGGTGGTGTATACATGTCTGCTTCCGGCAGCAATGGATACGACAACCAGACAGTTGATCAGCTGGCCGCCTGGCAGAAGCCTGGTGATATTACCATGGTGCCCCAGGCAAGACTGGGTATGGGTAACGGTATTGATCCTTCCAGCAGGTATATCTCTGAAGGTTCCTACCTGCGTGTAAAAGCTGTTACGCTGGGCGTTAACCTGCCGCCTGTAGTATTGAAAAAACTGCACCTGGACAGGGCCCGTTTCTATGTAAGAGGACAGAACCTATTCACTATCACTAACTATACCGGATGGGATCCTGAAGTAAATGCTGACTTCATGGCCAGCAATATCAACCAGGGCAACGATTTCTACTCTGCACCGCAGGTGAGGGCAATCATTTTCGGTATCAACGTAGGTCTTTAACAATCCCAAGCAAGAAAAGTATGAAAAATAAAATATTCCAATCCCTCCTGGCCTTGTCCCTCTTAACAGGGATCACAGGTTGTGAAAAAAGACTTGATATAGATCCGGTCAACAGCATCCGTGAAGAGGATGCGTTGAAGACCAGCGCGGACGTTGAGGCCCTGCTGGTAGGAGCTTATTCTGATATGGGTGATGCCGACCTGTACGGCGGCAGCATGTATATATTGAGTGAACTGATGGCCGCAGGCAATGAAGTGGCCTGGTGGGGTACTTTCCAGACCTATGGTCAGGTGTACAACCATAATATCACTGTGAATAATGCCCAGGTAGCTAATATGTGGATGTCAGCCTATAAAGTGATCAATGATTGCAATACGGTACTGGCCAACCTGAACCTGGTGGTGGAGGATCGCCGGGATAAAGTGGAAGGTGAAGCCAAGTTTATCCGCGGTACTGTTTACTTTGACCTGGTACGGCTCTTTGCCAAACCCTGGAACCAGGGAAATCCCACAGTCAATGATGGTGTGCCTATTATCCTCACGCCCACCAAAATACCGTTGACAGAAGAAAATAAAAAAGCACGCGCCAAAGTTGCTGAAGTGTATGCACAGGTGATCCAGGATCTCCTGGATGCAGAGTCTCTGCTGGGCGGCCACCGCAAATACACTGATTTCTTTGCCAGCAGTGAAGTGGCTTCGGCTATGCTGGCCAGGGTATACCTCCAGAAAGGAGATTATCCCAATGCAGCTGAAGCGGCCGACAAGGTGATCAGCTCCGATGTGTGGACCCTGGAGCCTACTTATTATGATGATGTGTTCCCTTATGACTCGGACAATGAGGCCAAGGTGATGACCAATACCACGGAGGATGTATTTGCCATCCAGGTGACCAATACGGCAGGCACCAATGACTTTTTCACATTTTATTATTATAGAGGTGATATCACTGTAGAACCTGCTTTCTTTGACCTGTTTGAACCCGATGATGAACGTCAGTACATGTATGACGGTGATGGCTATATCTACAAATACACCATGCAGTACAGCAATGTGCATATCATCCGGCTGGCTGAAATGTACCTGACCCGCGCGGAAGCTAATTTCCGTGAGGGAACAGCCATTGGTGCAGAACCGGTGGATGATGTAAACATCATCCGCGGAAGGGTTGGCCTGGGTGGTTATGATATTGCAGACCTGACCCTGGATAATATTATCCTGGAGCGTAAACTGGAGCTGGCGCTGGAAGGCTTCAACCTGCAGGATATTAAACGCACCGAAGGCGCTGCAGGCATCACCAGCTGGGATTCTCCCAAACTGGTGTTCCCTATTCCTGACCGGGAAAGAAAGGTCAATACCCTGCTGACGCAGAACGATGGTTATTAAATATACTGGTAACAGAATGGCTGAATAAAGAAAAAGCTCCGGCATTTGCCGGAGCTTTTTTAATGACATAACCAATGCAGGTCCGTTCAGGCGGCCCTGTTATAATTTGATCTCTTCTTCGTGTTTATCGAAGAAATGGAATTCCGTAAGGTGATAATTGGTATTACCATTAACCCTGACCTTGCGGCCATATTTCCAGCGCCATTTCCACTGGATGGAATTAAAGAAGCGTCCTTTGGTAAGGAAAGCTTCCATGATGGGATGCACAACCAGTGTAAGGTCTTTGTGCTGGTGAGTGATGAGATAACTGAGGTTCTTTTCAATCTCATCTTCAAGGAGGAGGGTGGAGGAGATCTTACCGGTACCGGCGCAGGTGGGACAAACTTCCTGTGTATTGATATTGACCTCGGGCTTCATGCGCTGGCGGGTGATCTGCATGATGCCGAATTTGGAGATGGGGAGAACAGCATGTTTGGCCCTGTCGGGTTTCATGAATTCTTCCATTGCTTCCAGCAGTTTGCGTTTGTTATCGGGCAGCTTCATATCAATGAAGTCTACTACAATAATACCGCCCAGGTCACGCAGTCTTAACTGGCGTGCTATTTCCGCTGCTGCTTCGAGGTTTGTTTCCAGGGCGTTCAATTCCTGGTTATTGCCCACGCTTTTATATCCGCTGTTCACGTCTATTACATGCAGGGCTTCCGTATGCTCAATAATGAGATAGGCGCCGCTGGGCAGGTTGACCGTTTTGCCGAAAGCAGCTTTTACCTGTTTGGTGATGCCAAACTGGTCAAAGATGGGCAGGCCATTGTTGTAATAGGAAACGATCTCGGATTTTTCCGGCGCAATGCGCTGGATATAATTGCGGGTATCATTAAAGATATTCCTGTCATTGACTACGATCTTGTTGAAGTCTTCGTTCAGCAGATCGCGAAGCATGCTGGTGGTCTTTGTCTGCTCGCTGAGGATCTTGGCCGGCGCTACGGAGCCTTTCAGGTTCTGGTGGATCGTTTTCCAGGTTTCCACCAGCATGGAAAGGTCTTCGTGCAGCTCTGCAGTGTTCTTTCCTTCTGCGGCGGTACGGACTATCACGCCAAAATTCTTTGGCTTGATGGCTTCCACTATTTTCTGGAGGCGTTTCCGTTCATCGGCCGAATGTATCTTGCGGGATACAGCAACGATATCATTGAAGGGAGTGATCACTACGAAGCGGCCCGGCAGCGAGATCTCGCAACTGAGGCGGGGGCCTTTGGCGGCAATGGGTTCTTTGAGGATCTGAACGAGAATGTTAGGTTTTCCGCTCAGTACCTCATTGATCTTACCGGTTTTGATGATCTCCGGCTCTACCTGGAAATTACCGAAATCAAAGCCCTGTTCGCTGTTGTCGTTGATCGCCATCTGTGTGAATTTGAGCAACGAACGGGCGTACGGACTAAGATCGGTATAATGTAGAAAAGCATCCTTCTCGAAGCCAACGTCCACAAAAGCGGCGTTGAGTCCGGGTATGAGCTTTTTTACCTTGCCGAGGTATAGATCTCCCACTGCGAAACTCCCATCAGCTTTTTCATGATGTAGTTCCACCAGCTTCTTGTCCTCTAAAAGGGCTATCTCAACCCCTTGAGGCGCAACATTGATTATTAATTCCTTATTCAAGCGTATCAACTTTTACCGTCTTACCAATCATCACTACAAGGAAGGGTGCTGAAGCGGCATTACTTGGCAGAGATCATTCGGGGAGCAATCTGGTAATAACTGACAAATAATATATTTCAGCCAAAAAAGGGAAGAAAAGGCCGGTGTGAGCCGGCCCGTGGCAAGAAGAGAAAACTCTTAGCGATTTTTCTTCTTATGACGGTTCTTTCTCAGTCTTTTTTTACGCTTATGCGTAGCAATCTTATGACGTTTTCTTTTTTTACCACAGGGCATAATACACTGATGAATTTATTGTTAAAGAATATATTGACCTATTTTTTCAGGTTGTTGATGCGTTGATCAATTTCCTGGACAATAGCCGGGTTGCTGATCTTTTTCTTTCCTGCCTGGTACCACCTGATGGCTTTGGCATTGTCTTTCTTCCGTTCATACAGATCCGCCAGCATCAGTATCGCTTCCAAGTTATCCGGTTGATGGGCGACTACCGTTTCTAAACGCTCAGCCGCTTTATCCAATTGTCCGGAGTAAATACCACCCAGTCCAAGCATGAACTGTGCGTACATATTTTCCGGATCACGGTCTGCCACTTCCCGGATCAGCGAAATACCTTCCATCGGGTTGGTGCTGATATTGCCGAAAAGGTATACACTACCCAGGCCTACCTTAAGGGAATCATTCCCCGGATCCAATTGTAACGCTTTCTCAAACAACTCTTTAGCCTGTAAGGCCATCCAATGCGTAATAGCTGGCTCGCCTTGTCGGCGGACACCGTCTAAAAAGAATTGGGCAGCAAAGGTGAGATTTTTTGGGGAATTTTCCAATTTGGCTGCTTCGGCCGAATAATATCCGAAAGGAAGGAGTGCATGCGCCGAATCCCGCCAGAAGGCGGCAAGCTGGCGATATACCCGTATTTGCTGGTCCTTGACGTCACCGCGTACCACACCTGCTTCCAGCCGGCTGATATATTCCTGCTGGGAGGGAGTGAGCTGCTGACGGGATGCGGCCAGTATCTGGTCTATGGAAATAGCCGTAGAATCAGCAGCTGCTGCTGTTACCGGATCAGTTTGTTTCTTAGGGGGAACTGTTCTGCCAAAAAAGTAAATCAGGCACAGGAGCACTACTCCACTGCCAATGAGGACGATCTGCTGCTTTTTCACCTTTCAATGTTTAAGCCGCAAAGTTACATCTCATCGTCCGGGTTTGGCTGATCTGCCTTAACGGATTGTAATTTTTTAACTTCTGCCACGAACTCTTTGGCAGGTTTGAACGCAGGAATGTAATGTTCAGGGATGTGAACGGCGATATTCTTCTTGATGTTCCTTCCGATCTTAGCCGCTCTCTTCTTGGTGATAAAGCTGCCAAAACCACGGATGTAAATGTTTTCTCCCTGGGACAAGGTATCTTTCACTTCCTTGAACATGGTTTCCAGCGTAACCAGAACATCAACCTTCGGAATACCTGTTTTTTCAGATATTTGGTTAACGAGGTCTGCCTTTCTCATGTCGATGAATTTTTAACAGGTTTTCAAAATGTTTATAGGCTATTGACACCCAATGGGGCCAATCCGCACAAAATCAATTCTTTACTCAAATTAAATGTTAATTTGCATATTTGCAAGAAAAGTCTAAACAATTGATAATGAATTTTGAAAGCCCCCTCCCCCTTAGGCCTTCTTACCTGCTTCATTATCAATAGGTTAATTGAAACTTTAGCCCTCCTAAAATTTTGATGTTGCTGTCCCGGATTGGTCCATACATGAGCGGATAAACCGTATTATGCCTAAATTGTTGCCCCGATGAAACCTGATTTTACCCGTCTCTTACTCCAATGGAATAAGAAAAAGAATACCCGCGCCATGCCCTGGAAAGGAGAGAAAGATCCTTACCGCATCTGGCTCAGCGAGATCATCCTGCAGCAGACAAGGGTGGAACAGGGCCTTGCTTATTATGAAAAATTTATCCGGGAATTCCCCACTATCCATGACCTCGCCGATGCGTCTGATGAAAAGGTCTTCAAATGCTGGGAAGGACTGGGCTATTACTCCCGGTGCAAGAATCTGCTGGCAACAGCACGTAAAGTATCCGCAGAACTGAATGGCGTATTCCCATCTACCTATGAGGACATCAAACAGCTCAAAGGCATTGGACCCTATACCGCCGCCGCTATTTCCTCTTTTGCCTTTAATGAACCACAGGCAGTAGTAGATGGCAACGTACAACGCGTACTGGCCCGTTATTTCGGCATTTCCACACCCATTGATACCACTGAAGGAAAGAAGTTGTACCAGCAGCTGGCGCAATCCCTGCTGGCTACAGACCAGCCCGCTGTATATAACCAGGCCATCATGGATTTTGGCGCTGTCATCTGCAAACCCCAGAACCCGCTCTGCCCCGAATGTGTACAGCAACCCGATTGCCAGGCCTTCCGTCATGGCTTTGTAAAAGACCTGCCGGTGAAAGAAAAAAGCCTGGTGAAAAAAGACCGGTGGTTGTATTATTTTCTTGTTGAGTATGATCAACAGGTCTATATCCGTAAAAGGACCGGAAAAGATATATGGGAAAATTTACATGAGTTTATTCTCTATGAAGCGCCGGGACCTGTGGAGCAGTCCTTTGCTGAGCTGCCCTTTCTGAAAAAACTGCTGGGCAAAGGGTTTACCGTAAAGCATATCAGTAAGGCATACCGGCAGTTGCTGACCCACCAGAACATACATGGCCAGTTCATTACGGTCACTATCTCCAAACCCCTTTCCACTCCCGGTGAGCATTTCCTGGCGCCACGGAAAAAACTGGCTGATTATGCATTTCCCAGGTTCATCAATACTTTCCTTGAAGAGAGCAGTTCCATGGCACGGTTATTTTAAGGGCTACAACCGGTATAAAAAACACACTGAGTGTTAACATGTAGACAGGACAAATAAAAAAACGCCTGTCTGCGGAACTGAGCCCCGGGCAACTGTTTCAAAGACAGAAAGGTACTCCGGGCAGGCATCATCCGGCCTAAAAATAAAATGAAAAATAACGGATGAAAAAATTTAACTTTAAGAGTAAATAGACCAATAG from Candidatus Pseudobacter hemicellulosilyticus encodes the following:
- a CDS encoding TonB-dependent receptor — translated: MRKLHGLLTGFLLFCWVAVSAQTREVSGNVTDSRDGTPLPKVTVKVKGASVTALTEPDGSFRINVPASATTLVFSYVGFDDLEQAISNQMNVSLIPGEKSLSEVVVVGYGTKSKRDVTGSVAKVSSKELANTPVTSFESAIQGRAAGVFVEQQNGKLGQAIKIRVRGSSSVTAGNEPLYVVDGIPVITTDLSGNGAATNPLSDLNMNDIESIEILKDASSAAIYGSRGSNGVVLITTKRGKAGKSKVELGFFTGDQQPTRKMDFMNAEQYVKYMFQAARGRGEYRFNNGNPDGFSDLQEALEAFNPTIEGRMTRYSAGNDDWKTYKVNTDWQDEVFQYAPITQLDLGISGGNDKTTFYMGGQLLDQKGILVRNSFRRYNGRINLDHKVNNWLSIGANLSFARTQNGRITNDNGFATPLQIVALSPITPVIDPRSGKPSGAYDPANGGSPNSNYPLYYNPLLSVDGASYTTLVNRSLGNLYGQLQLAKGLTFRTEFGLDQLNQSEDAYYGPVTVRNNQYPRGGGFTSNDQILNVTTNNFFRYVSQFNDQHDLDITGGMSFQEQRTLTNSGTAESMPSEAYRKLTAASTISGATSAETRFSFLSYFARASYKLKDKYLLAVSGRMDASSRFGEDNRWGFFPAVSAGWILSEENFLKSSATISFLKLKASYGITGNAEIGNFGPLGLYGAVAYGGIPGQHPTQLANPDLKWETTASADIGIEIAFFNNRLSAEVDVYTRKTTDLLLNMEVPGTSGFSAQLRNIGKLENKGIEFSINSDNIVARDFRWTTNINFGLNRNKITDLQGTELGLGNENRAREGEALGVFVAREFAGADPANGDALFVLNTRKADGTLDRGTTNNYNQAQEVVIGNPNPDFIYGMRNTFTYKSLDLEVFLQGVYGNDIYKAGGVYMSASGSNGYDNQTVDQLAAWQKPGDITMVPQARLGMGNGIDPSSRYISEGSYLRVKAVTLGVNLPPVVLKKLHLDRARFYVRGQNLFTITNYTGWDPEVNADFMASNINQGNDFYSAPQVRAIIFGINVGL
- a CDS encoding RagB/SusD family nutrient uptake outer membrane protein, translated to MKNKIFQSLLALSLLTGITGCEKRLDIDPVNSIREEDALKTSADVEALLVGAYSDMGDADLYGGSMYILSELMAAGNEVAWWGTFQTYGQVYNHNITVNNAQVANMWMSAYKVINDCNTVLANLNLVVEDRRDKVEGEAKFIRGTVYFDLVRLFAKPWNQGNPTVNDGVPIILTPTKIPLTEENKKARAKVAEVYAQVIQDLLDAESLLGGHRKYTDFFASSEVASAMLARVYLQKGDYPNAAEAADKVISSDVWTLEPTYYDDVFPYDSDNEAKVMTNTTEDVFAIQVTNTAGTNDFFTFYYYRGDITVEPAFFDLFEPDDERQYMYDGDGYIYKYTMQYSNVHIIRLAEMYLTRAEANFREGTAIGAEPVDDVNIIRGRVGLGGYDIADLTLDNIILERKLELALEGFNLQDIKRTEGAAGITSWDSPKLVFPIPDRERKVNTLLTQNDGY
- a CDS encoding Rne/Rng family ribonuclease, which translates into the protein MNKELIINVAPQGVEIALLEDKKLVELHHEKADGSFAVGDLYLGKVKKLIPGLNAAFVDVGFEKDAFLHYTDLSPYARSLLKFTQMAINDNSEQGFDFGNFQVEPEIIKTGKINEVLSGKPNILVQILKEPIAAKGPRLSCEISLPGRFVVITPFNDIVAVSRKIHSADERKRLQKIVEAIKPKNFGVIVRTAAEGKNTAELHEDLSMLVETWKTIHQNLKGSVAPAKILSEQTKTTSMLRDLLNEDFNKIVVNDRNIFNDTRNYIQRIAPEKSEIVSYYNNGLPIFDQFGITKQVKAAFGKTVNLPSGAYLIIEHTEALHVIDVNSGYKSVGNNQELNALETNLEAAAEIARQLRLRDLGGIIVVDFIDMKLPDNKRKLLEAMEEFMKPDRAKHAVLPISKFGIMQITRQRMKPEVNINTQEVCPTCAGTGKISSTLLLEDEIEKNLSYLITHQHKDLTLVVHPIMEAFLTKGRFFNSIQWKWRWKYGRKVRVNGNTNYHLTEFHFFDKHEEEIKL
- a CDS encoding AURKAIP1/COX24 domain-containing protein, producing MPCGKKRKRHKIATHKRKKRLRKNRHKKKNR
- a CDS encoding tetratricopeptide repeat protein; the protein is MKKQQIVLIGSGVVLLCLIYFFGRTVPPKKQTDPVTAAAADSTAISIDQILAASRQQLTPSQQEYISRLEAGVVRGDVKDQQIRVYRQLAAFWRDSAHALLPFGYYSAEAAKLENSPKNLTFAAQFFLDGVRRQGEPAITHWMALQAKELFEKALQLDPGNDSLKVGLGSVYLFGNISTNPMEGISLIREVADRDPENMYAQFMLGLGGIYSGQLDKAAERLETVVAHQPDNLEAILMLADLYERKKDNAKAIRWYQAGKKKISNPAIVQEIDQRINNLKK
- a CDS encoding integration host factor subunit beta: MRKADLVNQISEKTGIPKVDVLVTLETMFKEVKDTLSQGENIYIRGFGSFITKKRAAKIGRNIKKNIAVHIPEHYIPAFKPAKEFVAEVKKLQSVKADQPNPDDEM
- the mutY gene encoding A/G-specific adenine glycosylase is translated as MKPDFTRLLLQWNKKKNTRAMPWKGEKDPYRIWLSEIILQQTRVEQGLAYYEKFIREFPTIHDLADASDEKVFKCWEGLGYYSRCKNLLATARKVSAELNGVFPSTYEDIKQLKGIGPYTAAAISSFAFNEPQAVVDGNVQRVLARYFGISTPIDTTEGKKLYQQLAQSLLATDQPAVYNQAIMDFGAVICKPQNPLCPECVQQPDCQAFRHGFVKDLPVKEKSLVKKDRWLYYFLVEYDQQVYIRKRTGKDIWENLHEFILYEAPGPVEQSFAELPFLKKLLGKGFTVKHISKAYRQLLTHQNIHGQFITVTISKPLSTPGEHFLAPRKKLADYAFPRFINTFLEESSSMARLF